The sequence CTTTTCACTCATAGGAGAGTCCATGATGTGTACCGTGGCTGTCTTGCAAGGGAGCGCTTATACATCTACAAAAATAATAGTAAAAGAAATAACACCAGCTTTTAAACTTCTTAACACCATTGTAGAACATGTTAAAACAGTTAGAAGCGATGCAGTTTCTTGTACACGCGTAAGCGAATTCAATATACGAACTTTGTACAAAACCATCCTGTAAAACGAATTCTTTTACTTATCAAAATATTTTACGAAGTTAACAATACAAAGCGCTAACATATTAAACATCTTATAATCACCTTCATAAAATCCTCTTGTCCTCTCGGCAACACATACTCGTTTTCACTCAAAATTTTTGTAACGCCATAGTATGAGTCACGCGATTACATTGTCTCTCGTGCACATTCACCCACGCACTTATTTGAAGACGCAAACATGTACAGGCGCAAACTTAAACACCGCGAAGGTAATTAATTACAGGCGCGATCTGGCAAGCCCCAGCTGCAAGATGTGGCAAACAGACCTTGTGTTCTACCTTGTAATGTTCGTCATATTAGTGATCAGCGCTGTTTTAGTAGTCCTGACACATGCCGGGTACTTCCACACAGTCAGGGTGCGGATGGCTACTCCACATGTGCAACCTCGCCACTTCGCTTACGTCGTGAAGACCGGACCGTACAAAAGTTGTGCAGAAGCCTTCAGCAGTTTAGCAATGTTAGCTCCAAAAAAGATACTGTTTGGAATATATTACGATGACCCTGATacggtatgtatatatgtgattCTCGATGTAATACACGTACACATGGTCTGGTTGAAAATGAATGCAGCAAGTGGAATATAGAGCCCTTGACTTCACCCTGTTTAAATTTTTAGCACTACAGAAGTTCAGTGCCATTCTCTGTTTTACAAGTGCTCAGGCTGGGTCCTTGTTGGGATAGCATTCACGTTTTTACTTAGTCACATGTAAACACTGCCTGACACAGATAGCTGAAGACAAGCTAAGATACTTGGTTGGAGTTTGCTTACCTGATCCAAAAGAAGTGAGCAACAGTGATGATGACTTGACAGAAAGATTAAAGAGCAATGGGTAAAGAGGATACTACGTTGTGTGCTGTTTTAATATTCATGTTAGGTACCAGTTCCACACGTTTCCAGCATGTGAGAAAGCCGTGATGACAGACTATCCAAAAAGAAACTTCTTATCTTTTATGCTGGCTGTAACTTACGTGTACCCAGCATTGAAGAAGTTTACAGCAGTACGTTGCATGTGCATTTAAGTACAGAAACATTTTTGAGACCAGTAAGAGACATTTCACACATGTGGTATGCAAATAAGCTCCTCCTTTGGTTGGGACCATTagtatcacctagcaaccactAATTTTGATGTTTGTACAGTGAAATCTCATTAATATGGTCACCTTTGGACCCAAAGTAATCTCACTACCATCTAATATACTAGTCATTCATTGGAAATTACAAACAATAGTTTATCACTGTACACCATATGAAAATTAGTGGAGAGATGAACATTATTATGTCATGATATATATTGCAGGCATACAAGTTGACAGCAGGTCCCTGCATTGAATACTATGAGCCAGACATGATACAGTTCATTTTACCACTTGATCATCATGAAGAGTTCTATGTGCCTGGCATTGATCCTCGATACAGTTAAGACATGAAGGAAGGGACACATTGAATGAAATGAACTGGACACATGGTTGAAAACTTAGCTGTAGTTCaggttttgttgtttttttttgttgtccTTTTTCTTTACATGACTCCAGCAAATGTAGTGATTATTGTTTTTGTTGTAgacaactactctaatagaacatacatgttGAGTCATAGTGCAGTTGGGAATTCATTCCAGCCATTTGCAGCATTTTGCTGACCTACACGTTGTTCAGACAATTCTACTCCAATGGAAATCCCTGTAGGAGTTAGCCACATTCTGAGTCGTGTCTATAGCATGGGGATATGAGTTTTTAGctttagtaggcattccagtgtccgagattttttaatacaaaaattctccgtatattccccaatagaaccctggcacaaaataacaactcgtgttttaCTTGGGATTACTCCGTCGTCTGAGCTCCAGTGACGATGAAAattgctgtggggtttgtccacacgttgATTATAATAGTCTTAGTTTTATCATGCgtgttacatataagtaagttttgtgttgttttgtaatctattcaagccttgtaatgtatgtagaatacttaaaaactttttaaaatgtactgttgggtggaaggtagtcactggcgcttactttaaagtgcgtagttactgcGCTCgggttagcaattttcagctccagagtaaTTTTCTGAtagctgtgtcatcagctcaaaagtataaccacttcaaagtcggcataacaatgccataattgaaaccacaactccaccttagacattgttgcatcattgtgacacctccactttagttgtttacctttataagttgttaatttgacttacttgagatagcctaTGGGTATGACCATTgtaacatatttgctcaccacaaagcatataCAAAGATAGATCGCTgtgatctgaagttactctcataacatgtacaaacttgtagctagaagcaactgcaatttcaagatagtccagattgctagatggcttcctgattcaattgtgccatttttcccttcaAAATGTATGGGTAGCCAGGgaggaaaaaatgtaccttttccagtttttaagcactgtgcatgtcaaagtagctaattccaacccaacaaactatatatatttctgagatcggcaatcttataaaaagcccatttttccaaaatttaaaaatcgggctggaatgcctagcTATAGTATAAATTGCTgaatataaaaaaaaaaaaactagttaTATACCCTAATTGAACGTGCAGCAAAATTGATAGCTGAATCTTGAATTTCTGCTGAGCCTAGTGTAGACCTATAGGGTTGACTTCATTCATCCAATCATAGatatatcatagataataggcACCCCTAcctatggggtgtctattatctatggatGTATGTAGATATTATATATTAAGCGCTGCGCTACAAAATAAACCATCGACTATTTGGCGGACGATAAAATGTGGCAGTGGGATCTCCTATTCTATCTGGTCGTGGCGGTTGGTGTAGTGCTTATAATCGCACTGGGGGTGCTGACACACGCCGGGTTCTTCTATACGGTTAGAATTCGTATGGGTACACCTCCCGTGTTACCGCATCACGTGGCGTACATCCTGAGGACTGGACCATACGAGAAAGCTGGGAACACGTTTTATCCTCTAGCCAAGTTGGCCCCCAAGTCGAAACTGTTTGGAATATACTACGATGACCCTGATGTGGTGAGGATAGTAATGATAATTATGATTGTACAGTATAGCCTTGTTGTTAACGGTACATATCCGGATGAAAACCGGTTAATGGTATGCTTTTATCTCAAGACAGGGTAGAGTCCTGGGAGTGGCAAGAACTCATAATATTATCGTGGTAGTGATAATCCAGTGATGACTACTAAGTAAATGAT comes from Dysidea avara chromosome 4, odDysAvar1.4, whole genome shotgun sequence and encodes:
- the LOC136252324 gene encoding testis-expressed protein 264-like translates to MWQTDLVFYLVMFVILVISAVLVVLTHAGYFHTVRVRMATPHVQPRHFAYVVKTGPYKSCAEAFSSLAMLAPKKILFGIYYDDPDTIAEDKLRYLVGVCLPDPKEVSNSDDDLTERLKSNGYQFHTFPACEKAVMTDYPKRNFLSFMLAVTYVYPALKKFTAAYKLTAGPCIEYYEPDMIQFILPLDHHEEFYVPGIDPRYS